From the Chlamydiota bacterium genome, the window TGCAGATATTTCAACCACTCAAATCTATACTAGGGTGGATCGGTCGAGATTGAAAAATGTTCACAAACAATTTCATCCGAGGGGATAAAAAGCTCGAGGCTGGAAAAGCAGCTCGAGGCTCGAAGCTGGAAGCTTGAGGCAAAAACTCAAAACGGGCTGGAGGCTCGAAGCTCGAGGCAAAAGCAAAGAAAGCAGAAGTATTTACCTCGAGCCTTGAGCCTCGAGCAGAGTATTATCCTCGAGCCTTGAGCCTCGAGCTTCGAGCCCGTCTGAGAGCCTCGAGCTGCTTTTCCATCCTATAATGTGCTGGAACCTAATATAAAATCGTGTAATATGAGTAGATTATGGAACGCGTTTTAAGTGGCACACGGCCGACGGATCGCCTACATTTAGGCAATTTTTTGGGTGCGATTGAAAATTGGAAAAAACTTGAAAGTCAGATTGGAACACGTTTTGACGAGTGTTTCTTCATGATTGCTGATTGGCATGCCCTGACGACAGAGTACGAACATCCCGAGCACCTTCGTGAAAATATTCGACAGGTGGCCATTGATTATATCAGTTCAGGGCTCAATCCTGAAAAATCCACCCTTTTTATTCAATCCCATGTCAAAGAACATGCGGAACTTCATCTCCTTCTTTCAATGCTCACCCCTTTAGCCTGGTTGGAAAGAAATCCAACTTATAAAGAGCAACTTCAGGAGATGAAAGAAAAAGATCTTAAAACCTACGGTTTTTTAGGATACCCCATCTTACAAACCTCGGATATTTTAGCTTATCGGGCAACCACAGTTCCTGTAGGGATGGATCAGCTCCCTCATCTTGAGCTGTCCCGAGAAATGGTGCGCCGATTTAATTTTATTTATCGAAAAAAGGTTTTTCCAGAACCTCAAAGTGTTTTAACCGAGATTCCAAAATTATTGGGAATTGACGGGCGCAAAATGAGTAAAAGCTATGGCAATGCAATTTATCTATCAGATTCCCAGCCCGTTCTTAAAAAGAAAATTATGTCGACCTTAACGGATCCGGCAAGAAAATTGAGGACGGATAAAGGAACACCGGAGGTCTGTACCGTTTATTCTTATCATCAAATCTACAGTAAACCTGAACTGGATACCATTGCCCATGAATGTCGAGAAGCGCTTCGCGGGTGCACCGATTGCAAAATGAATCTTTTTAAAAATATGGCGCCTACTCTTCAGCCCATCCATGAAAAACGCTTGCAACTAGAGACGGAACCTAAAAAACTCGATGAAATTCTGAAGAAGGGAACTGAAAAGGCCAGGTCTTTTGCCGAGCGAACTTTGAAAGAAGTCAGGGAAGTGATGGGGCTTTAAAAGACAGAGGAGAGAGGACAGAAGACAGAGAACAGAGAACAGAGAACAAATTGAAAAGATTTTATTTATTTTCTGTCATCTGACTTCTGATTTCTGATTTCTAAGTGTGGGGGTTATCATGATTCAGTGCAAAGTAAAACTAGATATTTTCGAAGGACCACTGGACCTCTTGCTTTATTTGGTCAAGAAGTCAGAGGTCGATATTTACCATATTCCGATTGTAGAGATTACGGATCAGTATTTAAAATATCTTGATTTGATGAAAACCTTAGACCTTGAGATTGCGGGGGAGTTTTTGTGGATGGCGGCAAATTTAATTTATTTAAAAAGCAAAATGCTTCTTCCCATTGAGCAGCAGGAAGAAGAGGAGGAGGATGAAGAATTTGATCCACACTCGGAATTAATCCGTCAGCTCATCGAATATAAGAAATTTAAAGAAGCGGCGGATGGATTAAAAAAAATGGAGGAAGCCCGGAGCCTTTACTTTCCAAGGGAAGCAACCCCTGAGATGGATTCCCATGACTTTGCTGCTGATTTAGGAGAAGTCAGTATTTTTGACCTTTTGAATGCCTTTTCTAAAATTCTTGAGAAGGTTCAAATTCGGGAGAATTTAAACAAACTTTTCGAAGAAGAGGTCTCGGTCGAAGGGAAAATTCTGATGATAGAGGAAATGCTCTCTTCGCGTTTTTCATTTGTTCTCGAAGATTTTTTTTCCGGAAATGTTTCTCGCATGGAACTGGTTGCAACTTTTCTGGCTGTTCTTGAGCTGATACGTCTCAAAAGAATCAGAGTGACTCAAGATAACAATTTTGGCAATATCTTTGTCCAAAGGGCAGTTGATATAAAACAGCTAGAAGCTAGAGGCTAGAAGCTAAAAGTATTAAGTTGTCTTTTTCTAGCTTCCAGCTTCGGGCTTCTAGCCTATTTTAGCTTTGTTACAAAAGGTTTTTGAAAAGAACAAAACTATCATACAAGGTGTGCATTAAAAGATGAGTGCTTTTGACCCAAGACGCGTGAAATCAATTCTTGAATCCATCTTGATGGTGGCGGCAGAACCTGTCTCTCTTCAAGATATTCAAGAGACCTTTGAAGGAGAAATGGAAATCTCTTCCCTAGAGATTTTAGCCTTCATTGAAGAATTAAAAATAGAATACCTTTCTCAAATGAGAGGCTATCAAATTACGGAAGTGGCAGGTAAATATCAATTGTGTACGGATCCTCAGAATGCCCAGTGGGTTAAGAAATTTTTACAAGCGGCTCATGCTGAAGGTCTTTCGAAACCAGCCTTGGAGACCCTTGCTATTATTGCCTATCGCCAGCCCCTGACCAAACTTGAGATGGAAGGGATTCGGGGGGTCAATGTGGACGGGGTCCTAAAAAAATTAACAGACAAGGGACTCATTCGTACACGGGGAAAAAAGGATATCATGGGTCATCCGTTTCTTTATGTAACAACGGAAAGATTCTTAGAATATTTTGGTTTAAAAAGTTTAGAAGATCTTCCTCAGAAACAAGAGCTTTCTTTTAAAAAGACGAATGGAATTTCCGAAAGGCTTGAGCATGAACCTGAAAAAATTGAGACAGAAAATCGATCAAATTGATCGGCAATTAGTTGATTTATTTAATCAACGCACTCAAATTGCCCTAGAAATTGGTCATCAAAAATTGAAAAATCAGCAAGGGATTTATGCTCCCGAGAGGGAACTCCGTGTTTATAAAAATGTTTTGGAACAAAATAGAGGACCCTTGCCCCCGACGTCTCTTAAGGCTATTTTTCGTGAAGTCATGTCCGCTGCTCTCTCGGTTGAAAAGGCGATCCGTGTGGCTTATCTTGGACCGGTGGCAACCTTTACTCATCAGGCCTCCATTCAGAAATTTGGGTCTTCAGTAGAATATCTTCCCATGGAAGGGATTGCAGATGTATTCTTGGAAGTTGAAAAGGGAAGAGCGGATTATGGTGTTGTCCCCATTGAAAACTCTACAGAAGGGGCTGTCACGCATACTTTAGATGTATTGATGGATTCCGATCTTAAAATATGCTCTGAAGTTTTATTAAAAATTCGTCACTCTTTGCTTTCAAATACGTCGATCGAGAAGATTATTAAAATTTATTCCAATCCTCAAGTCTTTGGACAATGTCGAAGCTGGTTAAGAGAACATTTATCTAAAGTGGATCAAATCGAGGTTTCAAGCACTTCTAGGGCTGCCGAAATGGCCTCGAAAGAAAAGGGCGCCGCCGCTCTTGCCAGCAGCCTGGCCACTCAATATTACCCCATTCGCATGTTAGCAGAAGGGATTGAAGATTTTCAAAAAAATGTCACCCGATTTTTAGTGGTGGGTTCTCATGCGGCTCAGCGAACAGGTCGTGACAAAACCTCTATTCTTTTTTCTGTTCGAGATAAAGTAGGGGCTCTCTATGAAATGCTGGTTCCTTTTAAGAAGCATCGCATCAATTTGACAAAGATTGAATCGAGACCTTCGAAAAAGAAAGTTTGGGAATATTGTTTTTACATTGATTTGGTAGGGCATCAGGATGATGCGCATGTGAAGGCAGCATTAAAATCCCTGGAAAAGCATTGTCATTTTCTGAAAATTCTAGGAAGTTACCCAGAAGACAGTAGGTAGTAAACAGTAAGTAGTAAGAAGTAAAAAGTAAGTAGAAAG encodes:
- the trpS gene encoding tryptophan--tRNA ligase, encoding MERVLSGTRPTDRLHLGNFLGAIENWKKLESQIGTRFDECFFMIADWHALTTEYEHPEHLRENIRQVAIDYISSGLNPEKSTLFIQSHVKEHAELHLLLSMLTPLAWLERNPTYKEQLQEMKEKDLKTYGFLGYPILQTSDILAYRATTVPVGMDQLPHLELSREMVRRFNFIYRKKVFPEPQSVLTEIPKLLGIDGRKMSKSYGNAIYLSDSQPVLKKKIMSTLTDPARKLRTDKGTPEVCTVYSYHQIYSKPELDTIAHECREALRGCTDCKMNLFKNMAPTLQPIHEKRLQLETEPKKLDEILKKGTEKARSFAERTLKEVREVMGL
- a CDS encoding segregation/condensation protein A, whose amino-acid sequence is MMIQCKVKLDIFEGPLDLLLYLVKKSEVDIYHIPIVEITDQYLKYLDLMKTLDLEIAGEFLWMAANLIYLKSKMLLPIEQQEEEEEDEEFDPHSELIRQLIEYKKFKEAADGLKKMEEARSLYFPREATPEMDSHDFAADLGEVSIFDLLNAFSKILEKVQIRENLNKLFEEEVSVEGKILMIEEMLSSRFSFVLEDFFSGNVSRMELVATFLAVLELIRLKRIRVTQDNNFGNIFVQRAVDIKQLEARG
- the scpB gene encoding SMC-Scp complex subunit ScpB; the protein is MKSILESILMVAAEPVSLQDIQETFEGEMEISSLEILAFIEELKIEYLSQMRGYQITEVAGKYQLCTDPQNAQWVKKFLQAAHAEGLSKPALETLAIIAYRQPLTKLEMEGIRGVNVDGVLKKLTDKGLIRTRGKKDIMGHPFLYVTTERFLEYFGLKSLEDLPQKQELSFKKTNGISERLEHEPEKIETENRSN
- the pheA gene encoding prephenate dehydratase, encoding MNLKKLRQKIDQIDRQLVDLFNQRTQIALEIGHQKLKNQQGIYAPERELRVYKNVLEQNRGPLPPTSLKAIFREVMSAALSVEKAIRVAYLGPVATFTHQASIQKFGSSVEYLPMEGIADVFLEVEKGRADYGVVPIENSTEGAVTHTLDVLMDSDLKICSEVLLKIRHSLLSNTSIEKIIKIYSNPQVFGQCRSWLREHLSKVDQIEVSSTSRAAEMASKEKGAAALASSLATQYYPIRMLAEGIEDFQKNVTRFLVVGSHAAQRTGRDKTSILFSVRDKVGALYEMLVPFKKHRINLTKIESRPSKKKVWEYCFYIDLVGHQDDAHVKAALKSLEKHCHFLKILGSYPEDSR